One Bacillus carboniphilus genomic window carries:
- a CDS encoding TetR-like C-terminal domain-containing protein, which yields MKLLTEKQISTITVKELCEQADINRSTFYAHYTDPFDLLDKIEEEIIEDMKVYLSQYNYEKEEEAIKMLEKMLEYFASKQEVCQTLLNENVDTTFQKKIMVFAHDFLMNNWMVANQLEEEFSNYLRTYIISGSIHVIKSWLYNGMDKSPKEMAEIINNLINKGLSGIK from the coding sequence ATGAAATTACTCACTGAAAAGCAAATATCTACTATCACTGTCAAAGAACTTTGTGAGCAGGCAGATATCAACCGTTCCACTTTTTATGCCCATTACACCGATCCTTTTGACCTTCTTGATAAAATTGAGGAAGAAATTATAGAGGATATGAAGGTTTATTTAAGTCAGTACAACTATGAAAAAGAAGAAGAAGCCATTAAGATGCTTGAGAAAATGTTAGAATACTTCGCTTCTAAGCAAGAGGTATGCCAAACTCTTCTCAACGAAAATGTAGACACTACATTTCAGAAAAAAATAATGGTATTTGCTCATGACTTTCTTATGAACAATTGGATGGTTGCAAACCAACTGGAAGAAGAATTTTCAAATTATCTAAGAACCTATATCATCAGTGGTAGTATTCATGTCATTAAAAGCTGGCTATACAATGGAATGGATAAATCACCAAAAGAAATGGCGGAAATCATCAATAACCTTATTAACAAAGGGCTTTCTGGTATAAAGTGA